From Candidatus Defluviilinea gracilis, a single genomic window includes:
- a CDS encoding alpha/beta hydrolase — protein MSKATVNNIELYYETAGSGESVLFIHGLGSSARDWEMQIPAFTKQFKTTAFDLRGHGQSQKPKGPYSMSLFAKDTAELIRSLGVGSVHVVGISLGGMIAFQLAVDHPELVKSMVIVNSGPELVVRTLKERWQVFMRFAIVRLMGMRKMGEVLSKRLFPKDGQEKLREIFVPRWAENDIRAYLDTMRAIVGWSVVDKIQNIKFPVLVVAADNDYTPVSAKEAYIPKLGNAELVVIEDSRHAVPVEKPDEFNRIVLGFLSKQEFSVR, from the coding sequence ATGTCAAAAGCAACGGTCAACAACATCGAGTTGTATTACGAAACTGCTGGAAGCGGAGAATCTGTTTTATTCATTCACGGACTCGGCTCCAGCGCCCGCGACTGGGAAATGCAAATCCCCGCTTTTACCAAACAATTCAAAACGACAGCCTTCGACCTGCGCGGACATGGACAATCGCAGAAGCCGAAGGGACCGTACAGCATGTCGCTGTTTGCGAAGGATACTGCTGAATTGATTCGGTCACTGGGAGTCGGCTCTGTCCATGTGGTGGGGATTTCACTGGGAGGGATGATCGCATTTCAACTGGCTGTGGATCATCCAGAATTGGTCAAGAGCATGGTGATCGTTAATTCTGGTCCCGAACTCGTGGTTCGCACGCTCAAAGAACGCTGGCAGGTGTTTATGCGGTTTGCAATTGTCAGATTGATGGGGATGCGTAAAATGGGCGAGGTGTTGAGTAAGCGGTTGTTCCCCAAAGATGGACAAGAGAAATTGCGCGAGATATTTGTCCCGCGTTGGGCGGAAAATGATATCCGTGCCTATTTGGATACGATGCGCGCTATCGTCGGCTGGAGCGTGGTGGATAAAATTCAAAATATCAAATTTCCCGTTTTGGTGGTGGCGGCTGATAATGATTACACACCCGTATCAGCCAAAGAAGCGTATATTCCCAAGTTGGGGAATGCAGAATTGGTCGTCATTGAAGATTCCCGCCACGCCGTGCCTGTTGAAAAGCCCGATGAGTTTAATCGCATTGTGTTGGGGTTTTTATCCAAGCAAGAGTTTTCTGTTCGCTAA